In Streptomyces sp. NBC_00091, the following proteins share a genomic window:
- the greA gene encoding transcription elongation factor GreA, whose product MTQTSESVTWLTQAAYDQLKTELDYLSGPARTEIAMKIAAAREEGDLRENGGYHAAKEEQGKQELRVRQLTQLLENAKVGTAPASEGEVAPGTLVTIAFDGDEDDTLEFLLASREYASTDFETYSPQSPLGSGVNGKKIGEDAQYELPNGKKATVKILAVKPFTG is encoded by the coding sequence GTGACCCAGACGAGCGAGAGCGTCACCTGGCTGACCCAGGCGGCGTACGACCAGCTGAAGACCGAGCTGGACTACCTCTCTGGTCCCGCACGCACGGAGATCGCCATGAAGATCGCGGCTGCCCGCGAGGAGGGCGACCTGCGCGAGAACGGCGGTTACCACGCGGCCAAGGAGGAGCAGGGCAAGCAGGAGCTCCGGGTCCGCCAGCTCACCCAGCTCCTGGAGAACGCGAAGGTCGGCACGGCCCCCGCCTCCGAGGGTGAGGTCGCGCCGGGCACCCTCGTCACGATCGCCTTCGACGGCGACGAGGACGACACGCTGGAGTTCCTGCTGGCCTCCCGCGAGTACGCGTCCACCGACTTCGAGACCTACTCCCCGCAGTCCCCGCTGGGCAGCGGCGTGAACGGCAAGAAGATCGGCGAGGACGCCCAGTACGAGCTGCCGAACGGCAAGAAGGCCACGGTCAAGATCCTGGCCGTCAAGCCCTTCACCGGCTGA
- a CDS encoding ATP-binding cassette domain-containing protein: MPGAIYAEGLVKTFGDVRALDGVDLDVPEGTVLGLLGPNGAGKTTTVRVLTTLLQPDSGKAVVAGIDVLKHPNEVRRSIGLSGQFAAVDEYLTGRENLQMVGQLYQMSAKAARARAGELLERFNLADAADRTAKTYSGGMRRRLDLAAALVVRPPVMFMDEPTTGLDPRNRQALWDVIEELVAGGTTLLLTTQYLEEADRLAHDICVVDHGKVIARGTSDQLKAQTGGERVEVVVHEREHITTAREVLAGFGKGETTVEEHTRKLTVPVSGGAKLLAEVIRELDSRGIEIDDIGLRRPTLDDVFISLTGHATQLTPDENGTPAAEGRARKEAAK, from the coding sequence ATGCCAGGCGCCATCTACGCCGAAGGCCTGGTCAAGACCTTCGGTGACGTACGGGCACTGGACGGCGTGGACCTCGATGTCCCCGAAGGCACCGTGCTGGGCCTGCTCGGCCCCAACGGTGCGGGCAAGACCACGACCGTGCGCGTCCTGACCACCCTCCTCCAGCCCGACAGCGGCAAGGCCGTCGTCGCCGGGATCGACGTACTCAAGCACCCCAACGAAGTCCGCCGCTCCATAGGCCTCTCCGGCCAGTTCGCCGCCGTCGACGAATACCTCACCGGCCGCGAGAACCTCCAGATGGTCGGCCAGCTCTACCAGATGAGCGCCAAGGCGGCCCGGGCCCGGGCCGGCGAGCTCCTGGAGCGCTTCAACCTCGCCGACGCCGCCGACCGCACCGCCAAGACCTACTCCGGCGGCATGCGCAGACGCCTCGACCTCGCCGCCGCCCTCGTCGTCCGCCCACCGGTGATGTTCATGGACGAACCCACCACCGGCCTCGACCCCCGCAACCGCCAGGCCCTGTGGGACGTCATCGAGGAACTCGTCGCCGGCGGCACCACCCTGCTGCTCACCACCCAGTACCTGGAGGAGGCCGACCGCCTCGCCCACGACATCTGCGTGGTCGACCACGGCAAGGTCATCGCCCGCGGCACCTCCGACCAGCTCAAGGCCCAGACCGGCGGCGAACGCGTGGAGGTCGTCGTCCACGAGCGGGAGCACATCACCACCGCCCGCGAGGTCCTCGCCGGCTTCGGCAAGGGCGAGACCACCGTCGAGGAACACACCCGCAAGCTCACCGTCCCGGTCTCGGGCGGCGCCAAACTGCTCGCCGAGGTCATCCGCGAACTCGACTCCCGGGGCATCGAGATCGACGACATCGGCCTGCGCCGCCCCACCCTCGACGACGTGTTCATCTCCCTCACCGGCCACGCGACCCAGCTCACCCCGGACGAGAACGGCACACCCGCCGCCGAGGGCCGGGCGCGCAAGGAGGCGGCGAAGTGA
- a CDS encoding sigma factor-like helix-turn-helix DNA-binding protein: MGAVDRRSGRDAEFEAFVAGAAGRLLHVAALLTAEPPARAPAARRILAGALARTYAQWARLRGDDPYDHTRRQVCAAYARTAWRHPGGGGVLAPLSPLERLVLVMRIYEGVAEEVTAAQLGLPPERVEAVCNRAVATLRAGAAAGAA; encoded by the coding sequence ATGGGGGCTGTGGACCGGCGTTCGGGGCGGGATGCGGAGTTCGAGGCCTTCGTCGCGGGCGCGGCGGGGCGGCTGCTGCACGTCGCCGCCCTGCTGACGGCCGAGCCCCCGGCCCGGGCGCCCGCCGCCCGGCGGATCCTCGCGGGCGCGCTGGCCCGTACGTACGCGCAGTGGGCGCGGCTGCGCGGCGACGACCCGTACGACCACACCCGCCGGCAGGTGTGCGCCGCGTACGCCCGCACCGCCTGGCGGCATCCCGGCGGCGGCGGGGTCCTCGCGCCGCTGAGCCCGCTGGAGCGGCTCGTGCTGGTGATGCGGATCTACGAGGGCGTCGCGGAGGAGGTCACGGCCGCGCAGCTGGGGCTGCCGCCCGAGCGGGTCGAGGCCGTGTGCAACCGGGCGGTGGCCACCCTGCGCGCCGGAGCCGCGGCGGGCGCCGCATGA
- a CDS encoding cupin domain-containing protein — MSLFIPDFDDSVVVRAADAEEVRFSPDSSVRLLADNSSAGGFLSTMRVSLGQGSDGARPHHHGRSAEMFYMIDGTAQLLAGDKVVTAEAGDLVIVPPGQQHAFAAAPGESAEMLVVITPGVERFEYFRHLERIRYGTMPPESLLEVQELYDTYFGTSSAWEDVRAPRAQ, encoded by the coding sequence ATGTCACTCTTCATCCCGGATTTCGACGACTCCGTGGTCGTCCGCGCCGCCGACGCCGAGGAGGTCCGGTTCTCGCCGGACTCCTCCGTGCGACTGCTGGCCGACAACTCCTCCGCCGGCGGGTTCCTGTCCACCATGCGCGTGAGCCTGGGCCAGGGCTCCGACGGCGCCCGCCCGCACCACCACGGCCGGTCCGCCGAGATGTTCTACATGATCGACGGGACGGCGCAGCTGCTGGCCGGCGACAAGGTGGTCACCGCCGAGGCCGGTGACCTGGTCATCGTCCCGCCGGGGCAGCAGCACGCCTTCGCCGCCGCGCCCGGGGAGAGCGCCGAAATGCTGGTCGTCATCACTCCCGGCGTGGAGCGTTTCGAGTACTTCCGCCACCTGGAGCGCATCCGGTACGGAACGATGCCGCCGGAGAGCCTCCTGGAGGTCCAGGAGCTGTACGACACGTACTTCGGGACCAGCTCCGCCTGGGAGGACGTCCGCGCTCCCCGGGCGCAATGA
- the ilvA gene encoding threonine ammonia-lyase codes for MNYRVPVPVPQVILDDVRGAQKMLSGVARVTAMEGSRHLSALTGSPVHLKCENLQRTGSFKLRGAYVRIAGLRPEQRAAGVVAASAGNHAQGVALASSLLGVRSTVFMPVGAPLPKVAATQEYGAEVRLHGQVVDETLAAAQEYADRTGAVFIHPFDHRDIIAGQGTVGLEILEQCPEVRTILVGVGGGGLAAGIAVAVKALRPDVKVIGVQAAGAAAYPPSLKVGHPVSIDDPNTMADGIKVGRPGDVPFAIIAELLDEVRTVSEDALSSALLLCLERAKLVVEPAGCSPVAALLSEPELYGGGPVVAVLSGGNVDPLLLQRILRHGMAAAGRYLSLRLRVADRPGALAGLLAVLSTVDANVLDVSHVRTDPRLGLTEVEVELHLETKGPEHCAEVARSLHSAGYPVMA; via the coding sequence ATGAACTACCGCGTGCCCGTGCCCGTCCCGCAGGTCATCCTCGACGACGTCCGGGGGGCCCAGAAGATGCTGTCGGGAGTGGCCCGGGTGACCGCGATGGAGGGCAGCCGGCACCTGTCGGCCCTCACCGGCTCCCCGGTCCACCTCAAGTGCGAGAACCTCCAGCGGACCGGCTCCTTCAAGCTGCGCGGAGCGTACGTGCGCATCGCGGGCCTGCGCCCCGAGCAGCGCGCCGCCGGCGTGGTCGCGGCCAGCGCGGGCAACCACGCCCAGGGCGTGGCCCTCGCCTCCTCCCTGCTCGGGGTCCGCTCCACGGTGTTCATGCCCGTCGGCGCCCCGCTGCCCAAGGTGGCCGCCACCCAGGAGTACGGCGCCGAGGTGCGCCTGCACGGCCAGGTCGTCGACGAGACCCTGGCGGCCGCCCAGGAGTACGCGGACCGCACCGGGGCGGTGTTCATCCACCCCTTCGACCACCGCGACATCATCGCCGGCCAGGGCACGGTCGGCCTGGAGATCCTCGAGCAGTGCCCCGAGGTCCGCACGATCCTCGTCGGCGTCGGCGGCGGCGGGCTCGCCGCCGGCATCGCGGTCGCGGTGAAGGCGCTGCGCCCGGACGTGAAGGTGATCGGCGTGCAGGCGGCGGGCGCGGCCGCGTACCCGCCCTCCCTCAAGGTCGGCCACCCGGTGTCGATCGACGACCCGAACACGATGGCGGACGGCATCAAGGTCGGCCGCCCCGGCGACGTCCCCTTCGCGATCATCGCGGAGCTGCTGGACGAGGTACGGACGGTGTCCGAGGACGCCCTGTCCAGCGCGCTGCTGCTCTGCCTGGAGCGGGCCAAGCTGGTCGTGGAGCCCGCCGGGTGCAGCCCCGTGGCGGCCCTGCTGAGCGAGCCCGAGCTGTACGGGGGCGGCCCGGTGGTCGCCGTGCTCTCGGGCGGCAACGTCGACCCGCTGCTGCTCCAGCGGATCCTGCGCCACGGCATGGCGGCGGCGGGCCGCTACCTGTCCCTGCGGCTGCGGGTCGCGGACCGGCCCGGAGCCCTCGCGGGGCTGCTGGCGGTGCTGTCGACGGTGGACGCCAACGTGCTGGACGTCAGCCACGTACGGACCGACCCGCGGCTCGGGCTCACCGAGGTCGAGGTGGAGCTGCACCTGGAGACGAAGGGGCCCGAGCACTGCGCGGAGGTCGCCCGCTCCCTGCACAGCGCGGGCTACCCGGTGATGGCCTGA
- a CDS encoding M48 family metalloprotease, whose amino-acid sequence MGASLRALRALVLLAGFYLLGVVLLALLGLADWATFTWLHGPITAKVVIGSVVLAIPIVRGMFMLRTPKPEPAAGVRVTEAQEPLLWQTVRDIADQVGTRAPDEILLIDEVNAAVSEDARLLGLRSGTRRLHLGLPLMTGLDEMQLRAVLAHEMGHYANLDTRLTPVIARGRAQLIRTIGHFRDRADNTEAKERARQEKRAEKRIAKGKKAKEIDTDGAGFTYRAMAGIYNLYARFYMRATLSSARRQELAADLASVRVAGRDSAASALRELNALDSAHEFYMSSYATLGVGAGLLPRPGQVFGGLRRLLDARAAELEEMRRELSTEPASPYDSHPALAERVARIEALPDDGRGGQAARPALELLSSPQEALAALEQAVLTPEALALTRVDWEDLVHQSMTTYVGQGAEDIREALTAEGAGPSLAALLDAIDADPAVRWRIADHFPKSEEAQAATGRTAREFARPSVRRALGQLVTVELTARGAARWELSWSDSPTLSYPVPGFEDELGPALDAAVADLPDTELLRKLVIAP is encoded by the coding sequence ATGGGCGCTTCGCTGCGCGCTCTGCGCGCCCTCGTCCTGCTCGCCGGCTTCTACCTGCTCGGCGTCGTCCTGCTCGCCCTCCTCGGACTCGCCGACTGGGCCACCTTCACCTGGCTGCACGGCCCCATAACCGCCAAGGTCGTCATCGGATCGGTGGTCCTCGCCATCCCGATCGTGCGCGGCATGTTCATGCTCCGCACCCCCAAGCCGGAGCCGGCGGCAGGCGTCCGCGTCACCGAGGCGCAGGAACCCCTCCTGTGGCAGACCGTCCGGGACATCGCCGACCAGGTCGGCACCCGCGCCCCCGACGAGATCCTGCTGATCGACGAGGTCAACGCGGCCGTCTCCGAGGACGCCCGGCTGCTCGGCCTGCGCTCCGGCACCCGCCGCCTCCACCTCGGCCTGCCCCTGATGACGGGCCTGGACGAGATGCAGCTGCGCGCCGTACTCGCCCACGAGATGGGCCACTACGCCAACCTCGACACCCGCCTCACCCCGGTGATCGCCCGCGGCCGCGCCCAGCTGATCCGCACCATCGGCCACTTCCGCGACCGCGCCGACAACACCGAGGCCAAGGAACGCGCCAGGCAGGAGAAGCGGGCCGAGAAGCGGATCGCCAAGGGCAAGAAGGCCAAGGAGATCGACACCGACGGCGCGGGCTTCACGTACCGCGCCATGGCGGGGATCTACAACCTCTACGCCCGCTTCTACATGCGCGCCACCCTCTCCTCCGCACGCCGCCAGGAGCTGGCCGCCGACCTCGCCTCCGTGCGCGTCGCGGGCCGCGACTCGGCCGCCTCCGCGCTGCGCGAACTGAACGCCCTCGACTCGGCGCACGAGTTCTACATGAGCTCGTACGCCACCCTCGGCGTCGGCGCGGGCCTGCTGCCGCGCCCCGGGCAGGTCTTCGGCGGGCTGCGCCGGCTCCTCGACGCCCGCGCGGCCGAGCTGGAGGAGATGCGCCGGGAGCTGTCCACCGAGCCCGCCTCCCCGTACGACTCCCACCCCGCGCTCGCCGAGCGCGTGGCCCGCATCGAGGCCCTGCCGGACGACGGCCGCGGCGGCCAGGCGGCCCGCCCGGCCCTGGAGCTGCTCTCCTCCCCGCAGGAGGCGCTGGCCGCGCTGGAGCAGGCGGTCCTCACCCCGGAGGCCCTCGCGCTCACCCGCGTCGACTGGGAGGACCTCGTCCACCAGTCGATGACCACGTACGTCGGCCAGGGCGCCGAGGACATCCGCGAGGCCCTCACCGCCGAGGGCGCCGGCCCCTCCCTTGCCGCCCTGCTGGACGCGATCGACGCCGACCCGGCGGTGCGCTGGCGGATCGCCGACCACTTCCCGAAGTCCGAGGAGGCCCAGGCCGCGACCGGCCGTACGGCCCGCGAGTTCGCCCGGCCGTCCGTCCGGCGCGCCCTCGGCCAGCTGGTCACCGTCGAGCTGACCGCCCGCGGCGCGGCCCGCTGGGAGCTGTCCTGGTCCGACTCGCCCACCCTGTCCTACCCCGTGCCCGGTTTCGAGGACGAGCTCGGCCCCGCCCTGGACGCCGCCGTCGCCGACCTGCCCGACACCGAACTGCTGCGAAAGCTGGTAATCGCCCCGTGA
- a CDS encoding cystathionine gamma-synthase, producing the protein MSDDSHEHQSFETRAIHAGNTADPQTGAVVPPIYQVSTYKQDGVGGLRGGYEYSRSANPTRTALEENLAALEGGRRGLAFASGLAAEDCLLRTLLSPGDHVVIPNDAYGGTFRLFAKVVSRWGVEWSVADTSDAASVRAALTPKTKVIWVETPSNPLLGITDIAVVADIARTAGAKLVVDNTFASPYLQQPLALGADVVVHSLTKYMGGHSDVVGGALVTADEALGEELAYHQNAMGAVAGPFDSWVVLRGIKTLAVRMDRHAENAAKIVEVLKRHPKVTKVLYPGLPEHPGHEIAAKQMRNFGGMVSFQVAGGEEEAVAVCGRTKIFTLAESLGGVESLIEHPGRMTHASVAGSALEVPADLIRVSVGIENADDLIADLTQALG; encoded by the coding sequence ATGAGCGACGACAGCCACGAGCACCAGAGCTTCGAGACCCGCGCGATCCACGCGGGCAACACGGCGGACCCGCAGACCGGTGCGGTCGTCCCCCCGATCTACCAGGTGTCCACCTACAAGCAGGACGGCGTGGGCGGACTGCGCGGCGGCTACGAGTACAGCCGCAGCGCCAACCCGACCCGCACCGCGCTGGAGGAGAACCTCGCGGCGCTGGAGGGCGGCCGGCGCGGCCTCGCCTTCGCGTCCGGGCTCGCCGCCGAGGACTGCCTGCTGCGTACGCTGCTCTCCCCGGGCGACCACGTGGTCATCCCCAACGACGCCTACGGCGGCACCTTCCGCCTCTTCGCGAAGGTCGTCTCCCGCTGGGGCGTGGAGTGGTCGGTGGCCGACACCTCCGACGCGGCCTCCGTACGCGCGGCCCTCACCCCGAAGACCAAGGTCATCTGGGTCGAGACCCCCTCGAACCCGCTGCTGGGCATCACCGACATCGCGGTGGTCGCGGACATCGCGCGCACGGCCGGCGCCAAGCTGGTCGTGGACAACACCTTCGCCTCCCCCTACCTCCAGCAGCCCCTGGCGCTCGGCGCCGACGTGGTCGTGCACTCGCTGACCAAGTACATGGGCGGCCACTCCGACGTCGTCGGCGGCGCCCTGGTCACCGCCGACGAGGCCCTGGGCGAGGAGCTGGCCTACCACCAGAACGCGATGGGCGCGGTCGCCGGGCCCTTCGACTCCTGGGTCGTGCTGCGCGGCATCAAGACCCTGGCCGTGCGCATGGACCGGCACGCCGAGAACGCCGCGAAGATCGTGGAGGTGCTCAAGCGGCACCCCAAGGTCACCAAGGTCCTCTACCCGGGCCTGCCGGAGCACCCCGGCCACGAGATCGCCGCCAAGCAGATGCGCAACTTCGGCGGCATGGTCTCCTTCCAGGTCGCCGGAGGCGAGGAGGAGGCCGTCGCGGTCTGCGGCCGCACCAAGATCTTCACCCTGGCGGAGTCCCTCGGCGGCGTCGAGTCCCTCATCGAGCACCCGGGCCGGATGACCCACGCCTCGGTGGCCGGCTCGGCCCTGGAGGTCCCGGCGGACCTGATCCGCGTCTCCGTCGGCATCGAGAACGCCGACGACCTCATCGCGGACCTGACCCAGGCGCTGGGCTAG
- a CDS encoding MarR family winged helix-turn-helix transcriptional regulator: MPSIPASSDLPTAAEAPAGAGLLDTLQHQVAVFARRAEQTRLGGVGHVRNSMDRAAYLLLNRLDLEGPMGVKALAGGMGIDSSTVTRQVAPLVDSGLVKRTSHPEDGRAVVLALSPRGLARLEEVRSSRRELMARVTEGWAEEEREVFTTLLTRFNGSLSELMSAASEGGPAS, encoded by the coding sequence ATGCCCTCCATCCCGGCCAGTTCCGACCTGCCCACGGCGGCCGAAGCGCCCGCCGGAGCCGGACTCCTCGACACGCTCCAGCACCAGGTGGCCGTCTTCGCCCGCCGGGCCGAGCAGACCCGCCTGGGCGGCGTCGGCCACGTGCGCAACTCGATGGACCGAGCCGCGTACCTGCTGCTGAACCGGCTCGACCTCGAAGGCCCGATGGGCGTGAAGGCGCTCGCCGGCGGGATGGGCATCGACTCGTCCACCGTCACCCGCCAGGTCGCCCCGCTCGTCGACAGCGGACTGGTCAAGCGCACCTCGCACCCCGAGGACGGCCGCGCCGTGGTCCTGGCGCTGTCCCCGCGCGGCCTGGCCCGCCTGGAGGAGGTCCGCTCCTCGCGGCGGGAGCTGATGGCCCGGGTGACCGAGGGCTGGGCGGAGGAGGAGCGCGAGGTGTTCACCACGCTGCTGACCCGTTTCAACGGCTCGCTGTCGGAGCTGATGTCCGCCGCCTCCGAGGGCGGCCCGGCCTCCTGA
- a CDS encoding ABC transporter permease, with the protein MTITSPAADRAARHPHGGVTQGIRDSLVIARRNLIRLTRIPEMVVFGLVQPIMFVVLFSYVFGGSMMIGGSTSASAYREFLMAGIFAQTVTFATAGAGAGIADDMHKGLIDRFRSLPMARGAVLTGRTLADLVQTALTMVVLAIVALLVGWRTHESLGKVLAGFALLLLLGYAFSWIGALIGLSVRTPEAATSGGLIWLFPVTFISNAFVPTENMASWLQPIAEWNPFSATVQAARQLFGNPGVSPSDTWPMAHPVWASLIWSALIIAVFRTLAVRKYRRAAS; encoded by the coding sequence GTGACCATCACCTCCCCGGCCGCGGACCGCGCGGCCCGCCACCCTCACGGCGGCGTCACCCAGGGCATCAGGGACTCCCTGGTCATCGCCCGCCGGAACCTGATCCGCCTGACCAGGATTCCGGAAATGGTCGTGTTCGGGCTGGTGCAGCCGATCATGTTCGTCGTGCTGTTCAGTTACGTCTTCGGCGGCTCGATGATGATCGGCGGCTCGACCAGCGCCAGCGCCTACCGCGAGTTCCTGATGGCCGGCATCTTCGCCCAGACCGTCACCTTCGCCACCGCCGGCGCGGGTGCGGGCATCGCCGACGACATGCACAAGGGCCTGATCGACCGCTTCCGCTCGCTGCCCATGGCGCGCGGCGCGGTTCTGACCGGCCGTACGCTTGCCGACCTGGTGCAGACCGCGCTGACCATGGTGGTGCTCGCCATCGTCGCCCTCCTGGTTGGCTGGCGCACCCACGAGAGCCTCGGCAAGGTGCTCGCCGGCTTCGCCCTGCTGCTCCTGCTCGGATACGCCTTCTCCTGGATCGGCGCCCTGATCGGCCTGTCCGTGCGCACCCCGGAGGCAGCCACCTCGGGTGGGCTGATCTGGCTCTTCCCCGTCACGTTCATCTCGAACGCCTTCGTTCCGACCGAGAACATGGCGAGCTGGCTTCAGCCGATCGCCGAGTGGAATCCCTTCAGCGCGACCGTTCAGGCGGCCCGCCAGCTCTTCGGAAACCCCGGCGTCTCTCCGTCCGACACCTGGCCGATGGCCCACCCGGTCTGGGCCTCGCTCATCTGGTCAGCCCTGATCATCGCGGTCTTCCGCACCCTCGCGGTCCGCAAGTACCGCCGAGCGGCCAGCTGA